In Ciconia boyciana chromosome 3, ASM3463844v1, whole genome shotgun sequence, a genomic segment contains:
- the CENPO gene encoding centromere protein O isoform X1, whose product MDEGKAYSPGGVFAHLEMLEARACEAATKKEETERQEEKLARLKARVEELRLQRDELQAKVDLQQKRQLGKEGVTSAAAQPSAQAVLEWKIKSVEAMLQVFYLTGISGKLTKLGVCFCISTAYEGTYLDSYYLDLLTKPEVQIHRHSVPIFIPLGQIAKKYLQTDIRRFLSVLSDHLNAYAGRKYQADQLQEHFSDQIEGTLQRNSLCNLLVFNYNVSSKRKTFLFNVRLLYGDLCCSLPTEVVISCTPDAPASLAEMAAAHSDLFRRVALHKAFRSFSSAEENMDGAP is encoded by the exons ATGGACGAAGGGAAAGCGTATTCACCAGGTG GGGTGTTTGCTCACCTGGAAATGCTGGAGGCGCGGGCTTGTGAGGCAGCCAcgaagaaagaggaaacagagcGGCAAGAAGAGAAGCTGGCCAGGCTGAAAGCGAGAGTAGAGGAGCTGAGACTCCAGAGGGATGAGCTGCAGGCTAAAGTGGACCTGCAGCAAAAGAGG CAACTTGGGAAAGAAGGAGTCACGTCAGCTGCGGCACAGCCCAGTGCTCAGGCTGTTTTAGAGTGGAAGATAAAAAGCGTTGAGGCCATGCTGCAGGTCTTTTACCTCACAG GGATCAGTGGGAAGCTGACCAAGCTGGGAGTGTGTTTCTGCATCAGCACGGCTTACGAGGGCACCTACTTGGATTCCTACTACCTGGACCTGCTCACCAAGCCAGAAGTGCAGATTCACCGCCACTCCGTCCCCATCTTCATCCCCCTGGGGCAGATCGCCAAGAAGTACTTGCAGACAGACATCAGGCGCTTCTTGTCTGTCCTGTCGGACCACCTGAACGCTTACGCGGGGAGGAAGTACCAGGCAGACCAGTTACAG GAACACTTTTCAGACCAGATAGAAGGAACCTTGCAGAGGAACTCCTTGTGTAACTTGCTGGTCTTTAATTACAACGTGTCGAGTAAAAGGAAGACCTTTCTGTTCAACGTGAGGCTGCTTTACGGAGATCTCTGTTGCAGCCTCCCCACTGAAGTCGTCATTTCCTGCACAC CGGACGCTCCCGCATCTCTAGCAGAGATGGCAGCAGCTCACTCGGACCTGTTTCGCCGTGTGGCCCTGCACAAAGCCTTCCGCTCCTTCAGCAGCGCTGAAGAAAACATGGATGGAGCACCGTAA
- the CENPO gene encoding centromere protein O isoform X2 gives MDEGKAYSPGVFAHLEMLEARACEAATKKEETERQEEKLARLKARVEELRLQRDELQAKVDLQQKRQLGKEGVTSAAAQPSAQAVLEWKIKSVEAMLQVFYLTGISGKLTKLGVCFCISTAYEGTYLDSYYLDLLTKPEVQIHRHSVPIFIPLGQIAKKYLQTDIRRFLSVLSDHLNAYAGRKYQADQLQEHFSDQIEGTLQRNSLCNLLVFNYNVSSKRKTFLFNVRLLYGDLCCSLPTEVVISCTPDAPASLAEMAAAHSDLFRRVALHKAFRSFSSAEENMDGAP, from the exons ATGGACGAAGGGAAAGCGTATTCACCAG GGGTGTTTGCTCACCTGGAAATGCTGGAGGCGCGGGCTTGTGAGGCAGCCAcgaagaaagaggaaacagagcGGCAAGAAGAGAAGCTGGCCAGGCTGAAAGCGAGAGTAGAGGAGCTGAGACTCCAGAGGGATGAGCTGCAGGCTAAAGTGGACCTGCAGCAAAAGAGG CAACTTGGGAAAGAAGGAGTCACGTCAGCTGCGGCACAGCCCAGTGCTCAGGCTGTTTTAGAGTGGAAGATAAAAAGCGTTGAGGCCATGCTGCAGGTCTTTTACCTCACAG GGATCAGTGGGAAGCTGACCAAGCTGGGAGTGTGTTTCTGCATCAGCACGGCTTACGAGGGCACCTACTTGGATTCCTACTACCTGGACCTGCTCACCAAGCCAGAAGTGCAGATTCACCGCCACTCCGTCCCCATCTTCATCCCCCTGGGGCAGATCGCCAAGAAGTACTTGCAGACAGACATCAGGCGCTTCTTGTCTGTCCTGTCGGACCACCTGAACGCTTACGCGGGGAGGAAGTACCAGGCAGACCAGTTACAG GAACACTTTTCAGACCAGATAGAAGGAACCTTGCAGAGGAACTCCTTGTGTAACTTGCTGGTCTTTAATTACAACGTGTCGAGTAAAAGGAAGACCTTTCTGTTCAACGTGAGGCTGCTTTACGGAGATCTCTGTTGCAGCCTCCCCACTGAAGTCGTCATTTCCTGCACAC CGGACGCTCCCGCATCTCTAGCAGAGATGGCAGCAGCTCACTCGGACCTGTTTCGCCGTGTGGCCCTGCACAAAGCCTTCCGCTCCTTCAGCAGCGCTGAAGAAAACATGGATGGAGCACCGTAA
- the PTRHD1 gene encoding putative peptidyl-tRNA hydrolase PTRHD1, with protein sequence MAAPGAAAAAAAAALVQYVVLRGDLRRPPRPWPLGAVVAQGCHAALAAAHAHRQHPDTRAYLESGGAMRTVVLEAPDEAALRALAETLKQHGIDHEVWTEQPENMATCLALRPYPKDQVHQHLKKFKLLK encoded by the exons ATGGCGGCGCCcggtgcggcggcggcggcggcggcggcggcgctggtGCAGTACGTGGTGCTGCGCGGGGACCTgcgccggccgccgcggcccTGGCCGCTGGGCGCGGTGGTAGCGCAGGGCTGCCACGCCGCCCTGGCCGCCGCGCATGCGCACCGGCAGCACCCCGACACCCGCGCCTACCTGGAGTCGGGCGGCGCCATGCGCACCGTGGTGCTGGAG GCACCGGACGAAGCCGCCCTGAGGGCGCTGGCAGAGACCCTGAAGCAGCACGGCATCGACCACGAAGTGTGGACTGAGCAGCCTGAGAACATGGCCACCTGCCTGGCGCTCAGGCCCTACCCGAAGGACCAAGTGCACCAGCACCTGAAGAAATTCAAATTGCTGAAGTGA